A region of the Rhipicephalus sanguineus isolate Rsan-2018 unplaced genomic scaffold, BIME_Rsan_1.4 Seq9225, whole genome shotgun sequence genome:
aGTCTCCTCCAAATCTCATGTTGCCATAGACTGTCTTTGCATTCGTGTTTTCGTGCAGTGAAGCTATAGCCAGTAAACTAAATGGGTCACCACTAACTCTTGTGCTTTTCTTCAGTTTGATTGATGACCGCTGCAAACAGGCCATCATGTACAGGGCAGCCAAAGAAGGTGAGTGGTGTGTTGGACTTGTGCATGGCTTAGTTAAAAAGCAGTTTGAACTTAGTAAACTGCAGCTTAACTGGCTTATGCACTTGAGTCAGTTGCAGTAATGCAGCATTATTGCAAGTGACTTGTAAGAACGTCTGAATTTGAATGGTTGCTATCTAACTGTAGTTTTTCTAGTACTTTGTAGCAATGTTAGCTTGCAATAAGAAAGCTTGGGCCATCTTGATGATTTGACTTTCTCAAAGCATTCACGTATGACTGTGTGCTTTAAcctttcagatgccacctatgaagaaatgtctgtaaatgcgtcaaatcaatacaatgttatttcaaggcactcgataatgTGTTGAAATAAAAATAACGCCGGAATACGTTAATATATGTGCGTTGGTAATCATTCATAATTATTATGCagttaaatatctgtttattctgaagccattcaagCTCTGTTCTGCATAAATATATagaatctcaggctagaaatatagtgctaATTCGTTTTCgggttatgtccatgttgagcaaagaaaaattatacttttgatgtgggtcgcgggaagcggcacgtcgaacgactgtcgaatatggtagtgccttcagcaaagcgatcatatacaacagtacgctgcaaatgaagttaaatgaagacaaacttattatgcaggaggttcaattcatccaaggCTCAATGTATCATGCTCTTTCTTAGCTTCTAGTCGATacaatagcaaaaacaagtggtgtacacaattgtgtagaTAGTGTGTCAAAGCGTTAGGAGTATGGCTGCAAAATAAATTAACCTTGTAGCCATATTATTAGGTGGCATGTCCCAAGATTTTTTTAAACTGCAGTCTGTGTCTCCCTGTGTATTCTTGAATTCTCTGTCTGTCGGTGCATTCCCAGGAAGCTCAAGTGGAGCTGCCATACCAGGTCGCAGCTGTAAGAGCAAGGAGCGCAGGATCTCTGGCGAAGACACTCCGGCCCCACGGTCGAGCTCCGAGGAGAGGCCAGCCACTGGCCTCCGTGTGGAGCCTGAATTGGCATCTCGTCGGTGCAGCAGCCATGAGGAAGTGACAACACTGAAGCGGTGCACGGATATTCCTCTGTGAGTGTGTTGGCCCTGAATGAACTGTGCTAAAATATAGGGGGGTGAGAACCTGTCAAGTTGCCTGATCAGCAGCTTTTTCTTTTCCAACCCTCCGTGTACGTTTATACAGAAATAAACTGATTTATTGATTGAAACATGATTGTATGAGCCGACGTCAGGTGTAGTCATGTCTTGTAATCATGCACATTCTGCAACTCTCTAGTTTCATTGACCACAGTAGGAAGCAGGGAATCTTGCACTTGAAGGAATCAGAAATGGCGCTTCACCAAAGATCTAGTGTTACTGAACCACCAGGGCATGCAGGGCTAACATGGATGTACAGTCACACATCATACTTAACCCTAACACACCTTAAGCATTTCGTTGCTTTTCTTCTGGCAGATACTGGAGATTTTTCGTTTGGGTGCATTGAATGTGCTAGCTTAATGCGTCTTCCTTCCTAAACATTTGATAATCAATTTGCTCTTACAGCCTGCATTTGTTTTAAGTTAAGTGGGTATAAATGAGTCTTCATTATTTGGGTCTTGTTTGACGGGTACCGTATTCTTGAAACATGTTAGTCTGAGACCATTGTGCATTGTTACCATTGTACTATTATAGTATTAGACAACCAGGTATATGTTTGAGAGGACACTTGTGCTTTTACTTTGTTGTATGTCTTGGATGAAGGAGAGCCATACTTATTAATGTGGCTACTTTTGATTTGATGTTATATGAGAATTTCTGTTAGCACCcatgtagattttttttttttcacattatgttATGCAGACAAACATTGGCTGCTGCATAGTCATTTGCAAACTTACTACACTTCGATCTTGCTTGATTCACAGTGTCTCATCATGTGATACGATGATTTGTTTGTGCTTGTAATGAGTAACCGCAATGCCTGCCAGCAGATGGCATCTGGAAGCAGTGGCCGAGCTGGGGCGCCTG
Encoded here:
- the LOC125756230 gene encoding uncharacterized protein LOC125756230, with protein sequence MLALKQDTLSAVPTLMIDSLIDDRCKQAIMYRAAKEGSSSGAAIPGRSCKSKERRISGEDTPAPRSSSEERPATGLRVEPELASRRCSSHEEVTTLKRCTDIPLWHLEAVAELGRLGMTQIAT